The Tenebrio molitor chromosome 5, icTenMoli1.1, whole genome shotgun sequence genome has a segment encoding these proteins:
- the LOC138130655 gene encoding oligosaccharyltransferase complex subunit ostc produces MEQFFTLPFIILEVPNMKIKRPSWLHQPSAMTMFSIVLASYFLVTGGIIYDVIVEPPSVGSTTDEHGHSRPVAFMPYRVNGQYIMEGLASSFLFSMGGLGFIVLDHIHSPLTPKLNRILITAVGFICVLVSFFTTWIFMRMKLPGYLQS; encoded by the exons ATGGAGCAGTTTTTCACTCTACCATTCATAATATTGGAGGTCCCCAATATGAAGATCAAAAGACCTTCGTGGCTCCATCAGCCCTCGGCCATGACAATGTTTTCCATCGTTCTAGCCTCGTATTTTTTAGTTACCGGTG GTATAATTTATGACGTAATTGTGGAACCTCCTAGCGTAGGGTCCACAACAGATGAACACGGTCACTCCAGACCT gtCGCCTTTATGCCTTATAGGGTTAACGGACAGTATATCATGGAGGGTTTAGCGTCCAGTTTCCTATTTTCTATGGGTGGTTTGGGATTCATAGTGCTCGACCACATTCACTCGCCTCTAACCCCCAAATTGAACAGAATATTGATAACAGCGGTCGGGTTTATCTGCGTTCTGGTGTCGTTTTTTACGACTTGGATTTTTATGAGAATGAAGCTTCCAGGTTATTTACAATCATAA
- the LOC138130627 gene encoding SUN domain-containing ossification factor, with protein sequence MKNHLICIACVFVFTLCRCSVFAEDGAAPPPLSAPVSAPENVSDSAQQEEESESAGDGDKIRDLEPSVDVVDNFDEEIPEHGDTFKQVFAEATSQNSGIANEISTGGQPVVVTLADMATAELQQRAIIPSQNENSQATNQTQKTDDFKAEINQSRSEPTQQTDKVDVLSVKENLTEEIPSFSEWAQKQIEQAERNKEPSNASAQHQANGKQTSGAKLRWKNYASLDCGAKVVAANPEAVSPSAILSPSRDEYKLNTCTSRIWFIVELCEAIQAKRIDFANFELFSSSPKDFVVSVSDRLPTREWSTVGQFTAKDERDIQSFDLHPHLFGKYIKVEVKSHYGSEHYCPISLFRVYGTSEFEVLQKEDAVHADRMEEDDDEDESPDEENGDSSKNLFSSATDAVISMVKKAAEVLGNKGNHSNQTEPSNHTNAKVVPLVRVCTSPSHLVVCDNCSDSLFGRVYELLSCEDAQIKGLIKVPLIRRALIESDICHKFGFEFCKTSESVAQSRYIKALFPDRWLGAMCNMIAVYQNKVVLNVSNHYSNDTQTVPDDDKLVNIETSELHIVPMETRKEPEVTDALTLDNTDAATKATCSTDVSYVSQIKPTKTLTSELDLKESNTEASSSSGDEFKSVVTTTETARVNLTEEVAANPEVEQQEKLPEVEGVTESVEALDETLEHFMDFNGDSHHLPSAQTTPSTARQAQKESVFLRLSNRIKALERNMSLSSQYLEELSKRYKKQVEEIQKLLDKTILSINEESKKVDERNKHLEERLIVLTSVVEALIAEKKSWSSTVYCVIVSSLVTLFVVTFCCKIPDPIAAKRIEAKRRKSMDILPPRAPPQKKKRRPSDQALKIVRSSMETSDNLARKKKKKKQTTLQRSNSISTLSEERVEIQAWERQESAPATAPVDWVEGKHLEEVPFVLEESEHSSLEPLVLTPDKIVAPNFLRTALNARADRGVNGDAVKVERKSASVDETTRLTPTVNGNASFAEAGTPKKEKKSLKKIFKKVF encoded by the exons ATGAAGAATCATTTAATATGCATCGCGTGTGTTTTCGTTTTCACGTTGTGCAG GTGCAGTGTCTTCGCCGAGGATGGGGCCGCACCACCACCACTCAGTGCTCCAGTTAGTGCACCAGAGAATGTATCGGACAGTGCCCAGCAAGAAGAAGAGTCGGAAAGTGCCGGCGACGGCGACAAAATCCGCGACTTGGAGCCCAGCGTGGACGTCGTCGATAATTTCGACGAGGAGATCCCCGAGCATGGAGACACGTTCAAGCAAGTGTTCGCCGAAGCCACTTCCCAAAACTCGGGCATCGCAAACGA AATAAGCACAGGCGGCCAGCCCGTCGTGGTGACGTTGGCCGACATGGCGACCGCCGAGCTGCAACAGAGAGCCATAATTCCTAGTCAGAACGAGAATAGTCAAGCAACAAACCAAACCCAGAAGACGGACGATTTCAAGGCGGAAATCAACCAGTCGAGATCTGAACCCACGCAACAGACTGATAAAGTGGACGTGCTCAGCGTGAAGGAGAACCTGACGGAGGAGATCCCCTCGTTCTCCGAATGGGCCCAGAAACAGATCGAGCAGGCCGAGAGGAACAAGGAGCCCTCGAACGCCTCGGCCCAGCACCAGGCCAACGGCAAGCAGACCTCGGGGGCGAAGCTGCGCTGGAAGAACTACGCCTCGCTGGACTGCGGGGCCAAAGTGGTCGCGGCCAACCCCGAAGCCGTCAGCCCCAGCGCGATCCTGTCCCCGAGCAGGGACGAGTACAAGCTGAACACCTGCACCAGCCGGATCTGGTTCATAGTGGAGCTGTGCGAGGCGATCCAGGCGAAGAGGATCGACTTTGCCAACTTCGAGCTGTTCTCGTCGTCGCCGAAGGACTTCGTGGTGTCGGTGAGCGACCGCCTGCCGACGCGCGAGTGGTCCACCGTGGGCCAGTTCACGGCCAAGGACGAGCGCGACATCCAGAGCTTCGACCTCCACCCGCACCTCTTCGGCAAGTACATCAAGGTGGAGGTGAAGTCGCACTACGGCTCCGAGCACTACTGCCCGATCTCGCTGTTCCGGGTCTACGGCACGTCGGAGTTCGAGGTGCTGCAGAAGGAGGACGCCGTGCACGCCGATCGCATGGAAGAGGACGACGACGAGGACGAGTCGCCCGACGAGGAGAACGGGGACTCGTCGAAGAACCTCTTCAGTTCGGCGACGGACGCGGTCATTTCGATGGTGAAGAAGGCGGCGGAGGTGCTGGGCAACAAGGGGAACCACAGCAACCAAACGGAACCGTCGAACCACACCAACGCGAAGGTCGTGCCGCTGGTGAGGGTGTGCACGTCGCCTAGTCACCTGGTGGTCTGCGACAACTGCAGCGACTCCCTCTTCGGGCGAGTGTACGAACTGTTGAGTTGCGAAGACGCCCAGATCAAGGGCTTGATCAAGGTCCCCCTGATCCGGAGGGCTCTCATCGAGTCGGACATCTGTCACAAGTTCGGtttcgaattttgcaaaacgaGCGAAAGTGTGGCGCAGTCCAGATACATCAAGGCGTTGTTTCCCGACCGCTGGTTGGGCGCCATGTGCAACATGATCGCGGTGTACCAAAACAAAGTAGTACTTAATGTCAGCAACCATTACTCGAACGACACCCAGACCGTCCCTGACGACGACAAACTGGTCAACATCGAAACGTCGGAGTTGCACATCGTCCCGATGGAGACGCGGAAAGAACCGGAGGTGACCGACGCTCTCACCCTGGACAACACGGATGCCGCCACCAAAGCTACATGTTCGACGGACGTGTCGTACGTGTCGCAGATCAAGCCGACGAAGACGCTCACGTCGGAGTTGGACCTGAAGGAGAGCAACACGGAAGCGAGTTCGTCAAGCGGCGACGAGTTTAAATCTGTGGTCACCACTACGGAAACTGCGCGAGTCAATTTGACCGAGGAGGTGGCGGCGAATCCGGAGGTCGAACAGCAGGAGAAGTTGCCCGAGGTGGAGGGCGTCACCGAGAGTGTTGAGGCGTTGGACGAGACTCTGGAGCACTTCATGGATTTTAACGGTGACAGTCATCATCTGCCCAGTGCCCAGACGACGCCGAGTACTGCCCGACAGGCCCAGAAGGAGTCGGTGTTCTTGCGGCTGTCGAACAGGATCAAA GCGTTGGAGCGGAACATGTCCTTGTCGAGCCAGTACCTGGAGGAGCTGAGCAAGCGGTACAAGAAACAAGTGGAAGAGATCCAGAAGCTGTTGGACAAGACCATCCTCAGCATAAACGAGGAGAGCAAGAAGGTGGACGAGCGCAACAAACACCTGGAAGAGCGCTTGATCGTGTTGACGTCGGTGGTGGAGGCGTTGATCGCGGAGAAGAAGAGTTGGTCCTCGACGGTGTATTGCGTCATCGTCTCTTCTTTGGTCACCCTCTTCGTGGTCACCTTCTGCTGCAAGATCCCCGACCCGATCGCGGCGAAGCGAATCGAGGCGAAGCGCCGCAAATCGATGGACATCCTGCCGCCGCGCGCGCCGCCCCAGAAGAAGAAGAGACGTCCGAGCGACCAAGCGCTCAAGATCGTCCGGTCGTCGATGGAGACCAGCGACAACTTGgccagaaaaaagaaaaagaagaaacagACGACGTTGCAGAGGTCGAACTCGATCAGCACCCTCAGCGAGGAGAGGGTGGAGATCCAGGCGTGGGAGCGGCAGGAGTCCGCTCCGGCGACGGCGCCGGTCGACTGGGTCGAGGGCAAGCACCTGGAGGAGGTGCCGTTCGTGCTGGAGGAGAGCGAGCACTCGTCCCTGGAGCCGCTCGTCCTGACGCCGGACAAAATCGTCGCGCCGAATTTTCTGAGGACCGCCCTCAACGCGAGGGCGGACAGAGGGGTGAACGGGGACGCGGTCAAGGTGGAGAGGAAGTCGGCGAGCGTCGACGAGACGACGCGGTTGACCCCGACGGTCAACGGGAATGCGAGTTTCGCAGAAGCGGGGACGCcgaagaaagagaagaagagTTTGAAGAAAATCTTCAAGAAGGTGTTCTGA